A single genomic interval of Metasolibacillus fluoroglycofenilyticus harbors:
- a CDS encoding cytochrome c biogenesis CcdA family protein codes for MNTGVDLNILLAFGAGFLSFISPCTLPLYPAFLSYITGMSLTELTKEKGMMQKQAVLHTLSFLIGFSIIFIAIGFGTTFVNEFFLQYQELLRQVGAILIVLFGLMIVGWLQIDFLAKDHKFQFKNRPAGYFGSGVIGLAFAAGWTPCTGPILASIILLASTKPDAGLWYMLAYYFGFAIPFFVLSFFITRMNWIRKNSQKIVKVGGYIMIAVGILLFFNGLEYIIRIFSGLFGGFTGF; via the coding sequence ATGAATACAGGTGTGGATCTAAATATACTATTAGCATTTGGTGCGGGTTTTTTAAGCTTTATTTCACCATGTACACTGCCGCTCTATCCAGCATTTTTATCGTACATAACAGGAATGAGCTTGACGGAATTAACAAAAGAAAAAGGCATGATGCAAAAGCAGGCGGTTTTACATACGTTAAGCTTTTTAATCGGTTTTTCGATTATTTTTATTGCCATTGGCTTTGGTACAACATTCGTCAATGAATTTTTCTTGCAATATCAAGAGCTGTTGCGCCAAGTTGGTGCGATTTTAATTGTTTTATTCGGTTTAATGATTGTCGGCTGGCTACAAATTGACTTTTTAGCGAAGGACCATAAATTTCAATTTAAAAATCGTCCAGCGGGTTATTTTGGTTCAGGTGTAATTGGCTTAGCCTTTGCGGCAGGCTGGACACCTTGTACAGGACCGATTTTAGCCTCTATCATTTTATTGGCGAGTACGAAGCCTGATGCTGGGCTATGGTATATGCTTGCCTATTATTTTGGTTTTGCGATTCCGTTCTTTGTGTTATCATTCTTTATAACGAGAATGAATTGGATTCGTAAAAATAGCCAAAAAATCGTTAAAGTTGGCGGATATATTATGATTGCTGTCGGTATTTTACTCTTCTTTAACGGTTTAGAATATATTATTCGTATATTCTCTGGACTGTTTGGCGGTTTCACAGGATTCTAG
- a CDS encoding response regulator yields MPTVMVVDDALFMRSFISNLFENWGFTVVAQAANGKKAIALFQELQPDLVTMDLTMPIMTGLEASKHIIEEFPEARIIMITALGQQRHVKEALMYGVKDFVVKPFKPEELKQIVDTLFENKS; encoded by the coding sequence ATGCCAACAGTTATGGTCGTTGATGATGCGCTTTTTATGCGCTCATTTATTAGTAACTTGTTTGAAAACTGGGGTTTTACAGTTGTAGCGCAAGCGGCAAATGGTAAAAAGGCTATAGCACTTTTTCAAGAATTGCAGCCTGATTTAGTGACGATGGATTTAACGATGCCTATCATGACAGGGTTAGAGGCTTCGAAGCATATTATTGAGGAATTTCCAGAGGCCCGTATTATTATGATTACTGCTTTAGGGCAGCAGAGGCATGTGAAGGAAGCGTTAATGTATGGTGTAAAAGATTTTGTCGTTAAGCCATTTAAACCTGAGGAATTAAAACAAATTGTGGATACATTATTTGAAAATAAGAGTTAA
- a CDS encoding CcdC family protein, with translation MLNTIPSQYLIIGSSVMAVLMGTFVMFIRMRAQKKPVNARKIIIPPIAMSTGALMFIFEEFRVAPLQIVEAAAIGLIFSTVLIATSKFEVRQGAIFLKRSKAFFFILIGLLILRIILKLIFSNSLDIGELGGMFWILAFAMIVPWRIAMLWQFKKLEKTLDV, from the coding sequence ATGCTTAATACTATCCCCTCTCAATATTTAATAATAGGCTCATCTGTGATGGCGGTTTTAATGGGGACCTTTGTTATGTTTATTCGTATGCGTGCACAGAAGAAACCTGTAAATGCCCGAAAAATCATTATTCCACCAATCGCCATGTCGACAGGGGCACTTATGTTTATTTTTGAGGAATTTCGTGTTGCGCCACTACAAATTGTAGAAGCAGCCGCAATCGGTTTAATTTTTTCGACCGTATTAATTGCTACATCTAAATTCGAAGTGCGTCAAGGGGCGATTTTTTTAAAGCGTTCAAAGGCCTTTTTCTTTATTTTAATTGGCTTGCTTATACTTCGAATCATATTAAAATTAATCTTTTCAAATAGCTTAGATATAGGTGAGCTTGGCGGCATGTTTTGGATTTTAGCGTTTGCAATGATTGTGCCGTGGCGCATTGCGATGCTATGGCAATTTAAAAAGCTAGAAAAAACACTGGATGTATAA
- a CDS encoding DUF2621 domain-containing protein, with the protein MLSGWFLLFIAFWVIVMISLLAIGGFFMFRKFLKRMPKEDGKSDLDWQEFYLDKTIHLWGEDAKKLLNELTSPVPELFRQVAKEKIAGKIGELALQEHATAIDQDLLIRGYIIATPKRDHKFLRKKLDEMEIDIAPYEHLF; encoded by the coding sequence TTGCTTAGTGGCTGGTTTTTATTATTTATCGCTTTTTGGGTTATTGTCATGATAAGCTTGCTAGCAATTGGCGGCTTTTTCATGTTCCGTAAGTTTTTAAAGCGGATGCCGAAAGAGGATGGTAAATCGGATTTAGATTGGCAGGAATTTTATTTAGATAAAACAATTCATTTATGGGGAGAGGACGCAAAAAAATTACTGAATGAACTTACTTCCCCAGTCCCTGAGCTGTTTCGCCAAGTAGCGAAGGAGAAAATTGCAGGGAAAATTGGCGAACTGGCATTGCAGGAGCATGCTACTGCCATTGATCAAGACCTACTTATTCGTGGCTATATTATCGCAACACCAAAACGCGACCATAAGTTTTTACGCAAAAAGCTGGATGAAATGGAGATTGATATAGCACCATACGAGCATTTGTTTTAA
- a CDS encoding DUF1659 domain-containing protein produces MTAYEFEQATVTLQFEVGTNADGKALYKTASYRNIQSTATAEQLAAVATAIASLSIYPLVTITRSDKQRIVVA; encoded by the coding sequence ATGACAGCATATGAATTTGAGCAAGCAACAGTAACGCTTCAATTTGAAGTTGGTACGAATGCAGACGGGAAAGCACTTTATAAAACAGCTTCATACCGCAATATTCAATCTACTGCAACGGCAGAACAGCTTGCAGCTGTAGCAACTGCAATAGCTAGCTTAAGCATTTATCCGTTAGTAACAATTACACGCTCGGATAAACAACGCATTGTAGTAGCTTAG
- a CDS encoding DUF2922 domain-containing protein, which yields MTNTLQLIFQLADEKTLTLSVAQPKANLTDAEVVAAMQTIIEQNVFMRDNVTIVAKKAARIVSRTVKEFNVL from the coding sequence ATGACAAATACATTACAGCTTATTTTTCAACTTGCAGATGAAAAAACACTTACATTGTCTGTAGCACAGCCGAAAGCTAACTTAACGGATGCAGAGGTGGTTGCTGCAATGCAAACAATTATCGAGCAAAATGTGTTTATGCGCGATAATGTAACTATTGTAGCAAAAAAAGCAGCACGTATCGTAAGTCGTACAGTAAAGGAATTTAATGTGTTGTAA
- a CDS encoding YvrJ family protein, whose product MEQWVTMIQDLGFPILVSFYLLYRIESKLEAIHEVLTSIKLLNQ is encoded by the coding sequence ATAGAGCAATGGGTAACGATGATACAAGATTTAGGATTTCCGATACTTGTCTCTTTTTATTTATTGTATCGTATTGAAAGCAAGCTTGAGGCGATTCATGAAGTGCTGACTTCGATAAAATTGCTCAATCAATAA
- a CDS encoding SCO family protein: MMKKRKHIVVLLLLTMILAACSNYKFKPTTSYEVSDFTATNHRGEEVTLDSLKGKPWLAMFIFTNCTTICSPMTNNMAEIQDRLVEEGVEDYNIVAFSVDPENDSPEVLTEYLSRYGVADESKWQLVTGYDQKFIEQFGLKSFKTLIKKVEGDDQIMHMNTFYLVDETGIAVKNYSGYSETVDGVSYDTIAIDLETLIEERK, translated from the coding sequence ATGATGAAGAAAAGAAAACATATTGTGGTGCTATTGTTATTAACGATGATTTTAGCGGCATGTAGTAATTATAAATTTAAGCCAACGACATCATATGAGGTTTCTGATTTTACAGCAACGAATCATCGCGGTGAAGAAGTGACATTGGACAGCTTGAAAGGAAAGCCTTGGCTTGCAATGTTTATTTTCACAAACTGTACGACGATATGTTCACCGATGACAAATAATATGGCTGAAATTCAAGATCGTTTAGTAGAAGAGGGCGTTGAGGATTATAATATCGTAGCATTTTCAGTTGATCCTGAAAATGATTCGCCAGAAGTACTAACGGAGTATTTAAGTCGCTACGGGGTTGCAGATGAGTCAAAATGGCAGCTTGTTACGGGCTATGATCAAAAATTTATTGAGCAATTCGGTTTGAAATCCTTTAAAACCCTTATTAAGAAAGTAGAGGGTGATGATCAAATTATGCATATGAATACTTTTTATTTAGTTGATGAAACAGGAATTGCAGTGAAAAACTATTCTGGCTACTCGGAAACCGTAGACGGTGTTTCCTATGATACAATTGCTATTGATTTAGAGACGTTAATTGAAGAACGTAAGTAA
- a CDS encoding aminotransferase class I/II-fold pyridoxal phosphate-dependent enzyme, with the protein MTNLETTLIHGAIREGYADKKGAVNVPIYLASTFHQESIDEFGEFDYARSGNPTRDALERAIAELEGGDRGFAFATGMAAVTASLMLLSSGDHIVITEDVYGGTYRFVTKVLPRFGITHTFVDFTDLEAVRAAVKPETKLLYIETPSNPTLGITDIRAVVEIAKEHGALSFLDNTFMTPLHQRPLDLGVDIVIHSATKFLSGHSDIVAGLAVTKTAELSEKLYFIQNSFGSVLGVQDSYTLIQNMKTTAVRYNESSRVAMKIAHYLQAHPLVKQVYYPGLETHPGYAVHAAQSTSAGAVLSFTLPSYEVAKKFVEAMKIPVFAVSLGGVESILSYPAKMSHAAMEPEERLKRGITDGLLRFSVGLENEEDLLADFAQALEKAAQ; encoded by the coding sequence ATGACGAATCTTGAGACGACGCTTATTCATGGGGCGATTCGAGAAGGCTATGCAGATAAAAAAGGTGCTGTCAATGTGCCAATCTATTTAGCTTCTACCTTCCATCAAGAATCAATTGATGAATTCGGTGAATTTGACTATGCACGCTCAGGCAATCCGACACGTGATGCTTTAGAACGAGCAATTGCAGAGTTAGAGGGCGGCGACCGAGGATTTGCCTTTGCTACAGGTATGGCGGCGGTAACTGCTAGTTTAATGCTGTTATCAAGCGGTGACCATATTGTTATTACAGAGGACGTTTATGGGGGCACTTACCGTTTCGTCACAAAGGTGCTGCCGCGCTTTGGCATTACACACACATTCGTTGATTTCACAGATTTAGAGGCTGTGCGAGCTGCTGTAAAGCCCGAAACAAAGCTCCTTTATATTGAAACACCTTCCAATCCAACACTCGGCATTACCGATATTCGGGCGGTTGTAGAAATTGCCAAGGAGCATGGGGCATTATCCTTTTTAGATAATACATTTATGACACCATTACATCAGCGACCTTTAGATTTAGGCGTGGATATTGTCATACACAGTGCAACTAAATTTTTATCAGGGCACTCCGATATTGTTGCAGGGCTTGCGGTGACTAAAACTGCTGAGTTAAGCGAAAAGCTATACTTTATTCAAAACTCATTTGGCTCTGTTTTAGGTGTGCAAGATAGTTATACTTTAATCCAAAATATGAAAACGACAGCCGTCCGCTACAATGAATCGAGTCGTGTGGCGATGAAAATTGCGCACTACTTACAGGCGCACCCACTTGTTAAGCAAGTATATTACCCGGGTCTAGAAACACATCCTGGCTACGCCGTTCATGCGGCACAAAGTACTTCTGCTGGTGCGGTTCTTTCATTCACCCTACCTAGCTATGAAGTAGCAAAGAAATTTGTCGAGGCGATGAAAATCCCTGTCTTTGCAGTAAGCCTCGGTGGCGTTGAATCAATTTTATCGTATCCTGCCAAAATGAGCCATGCGGCAATGGAGCCCGAGGAACGTTTAAAACGTGGCATTACAGACGGCCTTCTCCGCTTTTCCGTTGGCTTGGAAAATGAAGAAGATTTGCTTGCAGACTTTGCCCAAGCATTGGAAAAAGCTGCACAATAA
- a CDS encoding methionine biosynthesis PLP-dependent protein produces MTKQRIETTLVQLGNHSDPKTGAVNPPLYFSTAYKHDGIGKSTGYDYTRTKNPTRTILEDGIAKLEGGDAGFACSSGMAAIQLVLSLFKPNDELILPEDLYGGTYRLLKTFSESYNIKPVYATFTSLEEVKALINENTRALFIETPTNPLMQEIDLIAYAELAKAHNLLLIVDNTFYTPYFQRPIELGADIVLHSATKYIGGHNDVLAGLVVAKGQELCERLSFFHNGVGMTLGPMDAWLLIRGLKTLHLRLKQHDANAKKIAAYLEQEPLVTDVLYTGKGGMLSFRVKDAAMIDPFLQNIKLITFAESLGGVESFITYPATQTHADIPYEERVARGVCDRLLRFSVGVEEAEDLIADLQQVFDLLREGGF; encoded by the coding sequence ATGACAAAGCAGCGTATTGAAACAACATTAGTGCAACTAGGTAATCATAGCGACCCGAAAACAGGAGCTGTCAATCCCCCACTTTATTTCTCAACAGCATATAAACATGATGGAATCGGAAAATCTACTGGCTACGATTATACGCGTACAAAAAATCCAACACGTACAATTTTAGAAGATGGGATTGCAAAGCTTGAAGGTGGCGATGCAGGATTTGCTTGTAGCTCTGGTATGGCTGCAATTCAACTCGTCTTGTCATTATTTAAACCAAATGATGAATTGATTTTACCTGAAGATTTATATGGCGGTACATATCGTCTGCTAAAAACGTTTTCAGAAAGCTATAATATTAAACCTGTCTATGCTACATTTACCTCTCTTGAGGAAGTAAAGGCACTAATTAACGAAAACACACGTGCTTTATTCATTGAAACACCTACAAACCCATTAATGCAGGAAATTGATTTAATTGCATATGCGGAACTTGCCAAAGCACATAACTTACTATTAATTGTTGACAATACGTTCTACACGCCTTATTTCCAGCGTCCAATCGAGCTTGGTGCAGATATCGTACTACATAGTGCTACAAAATACATCGGTGGGCATAATGATGTTTTGGCAGGGCTTGTTGTAGCGAAAGGGCAAGAGCTATGTGAACGCCTTAGCTTTTTCCATAACGGGGTCGGTATGACATTAGGACCAATGGATGCATGGTTATTAATTCGCGGATTAAAAACATTGCATTTACGTTTAAAGCAGCATGATGCAAATGCCAAGAAAATTGCAGCTTATTTAGAGCAGGAACCATTAGTAACAGATGTGCTTTACACAGGGAAAGGTGGCATGCTTTCATTCCGTGTAAAAGATGCTGCAATGATTGATCCATTCTTGCAAAATATTAAGCTTATTACATTTGCTGAAAGCCTTGGCGGTGTGGAAAGCTTTATTACGTATCCAGCAACGCAAACACATGCAGATATTCCATACGAAGAACGAGTAGCACGCGGCGTTTGTGACCGCCTATTACGCTTCTCCGTTGGCGTGGAGGAAGCGGAAGATTTAATCGCAGATTTACAGCAAGTATTCGATTTACTTAGAGAGGGAGGGTTTTAA
- the mscL gene encoding large conductance mechanosensitive channel protein MscL, producing MWKDFKEFAMRGNVIDLAVAVVIGAAFGKIVSSLVDDIIMPLIGVLTGGINFSESFAFGSGDAQVKIGAFLQSIIDFTLIAFAIFIAIRLMNKLSRKKEEAAVEAAPEVDSKEELLKEIRDLLKEKQ from the coding sequence ATGTGGAAGGACTTTAAAGAATTTGCTATGCGCGGTAATGTGATCGATTTAGCAGTAGCGGTTGTGATAGGTGCTGCATTCGGTAAAATCGTCTCATCATTAGTAGACGATATTATTATGCCATTGATTGGTGTATTAACAGGTGGCATCAATTTTTCAGAAAGCTTTGCATTTGGTAGTGGAGATGCACAAGTAAAAATCGGTGCATTTTTACAATCCATTATCGACTTCACATTAATCGCCTTTGCCATCTTTATCGCAATACGCTTAATGAATAAATTAAGCCGTAAAAAAGAAGAGGCGGCTGTAGAAGCAGCACCAGAAGTCGACTCAAAAGAAGAGCTTTTAAAAGAAATCCGCGATTTATTAAAAGAAAAGCAATGA
- a CDS encoding lytic transglycosylase domain-containing protein — MGKKKKGKKDPLLSQKIQIWIIVLLVPVAITVYFFVYLAWKELQPIPAFEAAIEEEKPPQLQVSFDLEIPIEYIPIYMAAGEKYSVPWTLLAAHHRVETRFSTMSTLESPVGAEGHMQFMPCTFVGWQHPTCTGLGQGNIKQEEKTNPKIIKKYGGYGVDANDDGIADPYDLEDAVYSAANFLSKAGVAKGELKKAIYQYNHSQKYVEDILFYYKQYRAHSEELERVALQQASAQK; from the coding sequence ATGGGGAAAAAGAAGAAGGGGAAGAAGGACCCGCTACTTTCTCAAAAAATTCAAATATGGATTATCGTGCTGTTAGTACCTGTTGCGATAACAGTTTATTTTTTTGTCTATTTAGCATGGAAGGAATTGCAGCCAATACCAGCTTTTGAAGCAGCTATTGAAGAGGAAAAACCCCCCCAGTTGCAAGTGAGTTTTGATTTAGAAATACCTATTGAGTATATTCCCATTTATATGGCTGCTGGTGAAAAATATAGTGTTCCTTGGACGTTGTTGGCAGCACATCATCGAGTAGAAACACGCTTTTCCACGATGTCGACACTTGAATCCCCCGTTGGAGCAGAAGGGCATATGCAATTTATGCCATGCACATTTGTTGGGTGGCAGCATCCAACATGTACGGGCTTAGGACAAGGTAATATAAAGCAGGAGGAAAAAACAAATCCTAAAATAATAAAGAAATACGGTGGCTATGGTGTGGATGCGAATGATGACGGCATTGCGGACCCTTACGACTTAGAAGATGCCGTATACTCAGCCGCTAATTTTTTATCGAAAGCAGGTGTGGCAAAAGGCGAGCTGAAAAAGGCTATCTATCAATATAATCATAGTCAAAAATATGTGGAAGATATTTTATTTTATTATAAGCAATATCGTGCACATAGCGAGGAGCTAGAGCGCGTGGCTCTTCAGCAGGCAAGCGCACAAAAATAA
- a CDS encoding GlsB/YeaQ/YmgE family stress response membrane protein, producing MISFIWYLIIGGLLGWLAGVILGKDVPGGVIGNIIAGIIGSWIGSMILGNWGWRVSDFYVFPALIGAIVLIFIVSFIMKSMRKAM from the coding sequence ATGATTAGCTTTATTTGGTATCTTATTATTGGCGGTCTTTTAGGTTGGTTAGCTGGGGTAATTTTAGGTAAGGATGTCCCTGGGGGCGTTATCGGTAATATTATCGCAGGTATTATCGGCTCTTGGATTGGCAGTATGATTCTTGGGAATTGGGGCTGGAGAGTTTCTGACTTTTACGTCTTCCCAGCACTAATTGGAGCCATTGTTTTAATATTCATTGTAAGCTTCATCATGAAATCGATGCGCAAAGCAATGTAA
- a CDS encoding cysteine hydrolase family protein: MTKALLIIDYTHDFVAADGKLTCGEPGQQIEGRMVELIDSFLKNSDVVIFANDIHYEGDTFHPETKLFPPHNIEGTNGRELYGAVKTIYEANKKNCISFDKTRYSAFAGTNLAILLRERKIQEVHLTGVCTDICVLHTAMDAYNLGFDIVVHEDAVASFNPEGHTWALKHFTGSLGARVVSKES; encoded by the coding sequence TTGACAAAAGCATTACTCATTATTGATTATACGCATGATTTCGTAGCAGCTGATGGCAAATTAACATGCGGCGAGCCAGGACAGCAAATTGAAGGCAGAATGGTCGAGTTGATTGACAGCTTTTTAAAAAATAGCGATGTGGTAATTTTCGCCAATGATATTCATTATGAAGGTGATACTTTCCATCCAGAAACAAAATTATTCCCACCTCATAATATAGAAGGTACTAATGGACGTGAGCTTTACGGTGCTGTAAAAACAATTTATGAAGCGAATAAGAAAAATTGCATTTCCTTCGACAAAACGCGCTACAGTGCTTTCGCTGGCACTAATTTAGCCATTTTATTGCGAGAACGTAAAATTCAAGAAGTTCATTTAACGGGGGTCTGTACTGATATTTGCGTACTGCATACGGCGATGGATGCTTACAATTTAGGCTTTGATATCGTCGTTCATGAAGATGCCGTGGCGAGCTTTAATCCTGAAGGGCATACATGGGCACTAAAGCATTTTACAGGCTCACTCGGGGCAAGGGTTGTGTCCAAGGAGAGCTAA
- a CDS encoding alanine racemase, whose amino-acid sequence MNLLEKYENVFQHIERPFAWLDYDALDQNIDFVNRLATKPVRIATKSVRSVSVLKYIQEKLVNYAGLMTFTAAESVYLIEQGFNHLLLGYPTFEENNIKKLLAYSRAGKDITFMVDAYEQVQLLQNCAEQMQTMAKICIDINISTNFKWIYFGTKRSPLDSLQKLKNFTDKLTDYPNIRIHALMGYEAQIAGVPDLSLANSRKMRAKGLVVRQLKKQSIEKITSFRRLAVAHVKSIAPVAFVNGGGSGSITYTCEQQEITEATVGSAFFAPALFDHYDTLNLQPAVGFALRVTRQFDAHTFVCQGGGYIASGAIGEDRAPVFLNENYQLLPLEGAGEVQTPFIDSTGSLTIGDTVYLRHAKAGELCERFTVLHGTRNMCYAGPILTYRGERQCFL is encoded by the coding sequence ATGAATTTATTGGAGAAATATGAAAATGTGTTCCAACATATTGAGCGTCCATTTGCTTGGTTAGATTATGATGCACTTGACCAAAATATTGATTTCGTTAATCGATTGGCAACAAAGCCAGTAAGAATTGCAACAAAATCTGTACGTTCCGTTAGCGTTTTAAAATACATTCAGGAGAAATTAGTAAATTATGCAGGTTTAATGACATTTACAGCAGCAGAAAGCGTTTATTTAATTGAACAAGGATTCAATCATTTGTTGCTAGGTTACCCAACCTTTGAAGAAAATAATATAAAAAAATTACTGGCCTACAGTAGAGCTGGAAAAGATATTACCTTTATGGTTGATGCATACGAGCAAGTTCAGCTTTTACAAAATTGTGCTGAGCAGATGCAGACGATGGCAAAAATATGTATTGATATTAATATCTCTACAAATTTTAAATGGATTTATTTTGGGACTAAGCGTTCGCCACTCGATTCACTGCAAAAATTAAAAAATTTTACAGATAAATTAACAGATTATCCGAATATTCGTATTCATGCACTCATGGGTTATGAGGCACAAATAGCCGGTGTGCCAGATTTATCATTGGCAAACTCTCGAAAAATGCGTGCGAAAGGTTTAGTAGTGCGTCAGCTAAAAAAGCAATCAATAGAGAAAATCACTTCTTTTAGGCGGCTTGCTGTTGCACATGTGAAATCAATTGCGCCAGTGGCCTTTGTTAATGGTGGTGGCTCAGGAAGCATTACCTATACCTGCGAGCAGCAGGAAATTACTGAAGCAACAGTCGGCTCTGCCTTTTTTGCACCTGCGTTATTTGATCATTATGATACATTAAATTTGCAACCCGCTGTCGGCTTTGCCTTGCGTGTTACACGCCAATTTGATGCACATACCTTTGTTTGCCAAGGAGGAGGCTATATCGCTTCAGGCGCTATCGGTGAAGATCGTGCACCAGTATTTTTAAATGAAAATTATCAGCTATTGCCATTGGAGGGTGCTGGGGAAGTACAAACACCCTTTATTGATTCAACCGGTTCTTTAACAATTGGTGATACAGTTTATTTAAGACATGCTAAAGCGGGCGAGCTATGTGAACGATTTACTGTTTTGCACGGTACACGTAACATGTGCTATGCAGGACCTATACTGACATATCGAGGTGAGCGACAATGTTTTCTATGA
- a CDS encoding D-arabinono-1,4-lactone oxidase codes for MFSMNNWQQGKRWTNWANNIVSYPSTYHAPASIEAIQQIIKNMKKQQTLRVTGAAHSFSPVAMPEETALTLHNLRGLLSVDTKNLTATFYAGTYLYEIGPLLAKHQLALINMGDIQAQTLAGVIATGTHGTGVTLGSFSSMVTKWGFINGLGEYIEHERGTDDLSEALHVSIGLLGILVTVTIQVMPLYSLHYVSEKTNLEDALKNFQQTIRTHRHVEWFYFPGSDLIQVKKMDKVAPVEQNKWQRHLNEMNLQLVENGLFYVISELCKWQPRASSSVSKLSSKLVSEGVRTDLSYRMFPSPRSVKFTEMEYAIPLQHFEACMEEIHAVLKKGKFTVHFPIECRTTKGEQGMLSPTQGEESAFLAFHMYKGMNETPYFDWVRVLMRKYNGRPHWGKVNDYDATNIRDYYPKFAAFNELRNEHDPNNIFVTSYFRRIFN; via the coding sequence ATGTTTTCTATGAATAATTGGCAGCAGGGAAAAAGATGGACGAATTGGGCGAATAATATCGTTTCATATCCATCTACATATCATGCACCTGCATCAATCGAGGCAATTCAGCAAATTATAAAAAATATGAAGAAACAACAAACATTGCGCGTTACAGGTGCTGCTCATTCCTTCAGCCCTGTCGCAATGCCTGAAGAGACAGCGCTAACATTACATAATTTGCGCGGTTTACTATCTGTTGATACTAAAAATTTAACGGCTACATTTTATGCCGGTACTTATTTATATGAAATAGGACCATTACTAGCAAAGCACCAGCTCGCATTAATTAATATGGGCGACATTCAAGCGCAAACATTAGCAGGTGTAATTGCAACAGGCACACATGGTACAGGTGTAACACTTGGTTCCTTCTCTTCAATGGTAACAAAATGGGGTTTTATCAATGGCTTAGGAGAATATATTGAACATGAGCGAGGTACTGATGATTTATCGGAGGCACTGCATGTATCAATAGGCTTACTCGGTATTTTAGTTACTGTCACAATACAAGTTATGCCACTTTATAGTCTGCATTATGTATCGGAAAAAACGAATTTAGAGGATGCGTTGAAAAATTTTCAACAAACTATTCGAACACATCGTCATGTAGAATGGTTTTATTTCCCCGGCAGCGACCTTATCCAAGTGAAAAAAATGGATAAAGTTGCACCAGTTGAGCAAAATAAGTGGCAGCGCCATCTGAATGAAATGAATTTACAGCTCGTTGAAAATGGCTTATTTTACGTTATATCGGAGCTTTGCAAATGGCAGCCTCGAGCAAGCAGCTCTGTTAGTAAGCTTAGCTCAAAGCTTGTGTCTGAAGGTGTGCGGACAGATTTAAGCTACCGTATGTTTCCTTCCCCGCGTAGCGTCAAATTTACTGAAATGGAGTATGCAATACCATTACAGCATTTTGAAGCTTGTATGGAAGAAATACATGCAGTATTAAAGAAGGGTAAATTTACTGTTCATTTCCCGATTGAGTGTCGCACAACAAAAGGAGAGCAAGGGATGTTAAGCCCCACACAAGGAGAGGAAAGCGCTTTTTTAGCTTTCCATATGTATAAAGGAATGAATGAAACTCCGTATTTTGATTGGGTTCGAGTATTAATGAGAAAATATAACGGTAGACCGCATTGGGGAAAAGTAAATGATTACGACGCAACTAATATACGTGATTACTATCCAAAATTTGCTGCGTTCAATGAGCTAAGAAATGAGCATGACCCAAACAATATTTTTGTCACAAGTTATTTCCGCCGCATTTTTAATTAA